Proteins co-encoded in one Bombus pyrosoma isolate SC7728 linkage group LG4, ASM1482585v1, whole genome shotgun sequence genomic window:
- the LOC122566891 gene encoding formin-2-like, producing the protein MKERMYEGAAASQHTSQNLRDVVRFCINTFRAFYAGDVGAAFTTVAAATAASDVKRATASSCRGPNSLAAREASPRDPAMGNLQSEARKKGKKGKGAADGTASTPGSVADGLDDATDTGDDGETGDSEETPARKMEVCQRRGVEKRPLHKRQAPKPPGSTERKVSSVVPELSGKKSYVREKHDKEDGFQRAIEQVGLTETKTKDNSSGTPLLPATNQIQKQDPTLLVTDSWRLANQCMVVTEISMPPSQESSSDSVFTDPEELAGATNGAKEEAASTSLTLVLKSHEVEPSSMSPLFERRIVGTLISALPDQLKSILTEAEVKQFAAGIYSRLVSDGIIGSITLDDVTRNKELTEDQPQCKDTQSISASLTSQGASAKDQQDSEKESLKRELEKLRELAKHANKTTQGKSTQTSPTTTFPEAISEDLSKGKSSGTLGSSLEKTIVQDATFQEQSSSATCSTSAASGSKDAKASGNDTTPGPVTRLSLTLTSPLPQVSSPPAYSSAPPPPPPPPPPPPSPFLDYRSQNSSASASQPSFSIPPPPPLPASTTPTQSFTSQRSITSLPTVPPPPPPPPLPHPTLQPMTGEIQVAPPAPPPPPPPPSPTPSILRQACSIPAPPPPPPPQTPLFNLIPPPPPPPPPPPPPLSSASTISRLDSGPPIPPPPPPPPPPAPSISTVSGGPPPPPPPPTPMMGVPPPPPPPAIGGIPGGPPSMPRPPPMGVPGGPPPPPPPPGIQGPSQGPCPLPAPPVGGWNPASRACMRKEPLCPEVPMKPLYWTRILVPVVPTERGSVDASESAVQIPLWAELEEEKNLDMKEFAGLFSRQVTARKPVKKADEASKPSKIQPAKILDSKRSKTVGILEKSLHVDFCEVENAVYNLDTSVVNLEALQQIYEIRPTQKELDEIKAFEESNTDVPLDRPEVFLKKLSSINHFSERIACLMFQAEFQDAISFVASKLTNLRSTCDFLRNSTSLKKVMALILTLGNYMNGGNRTRGQADGFGLEILGKLRDVKSNVPGITLLHYVVRARLAQEKDHNFEEPLPLPVPEPADMEAASNINFENVSAELERLKKELQVCTEKCEIVVEADPESSVPFKEKMDAFFRVARAELANEQEALLDAKSKFKAVMQFYQYTPKGAKNLDAADPSAFFVLWLGFCQDFKDIWKKEQQRIRKERMEEMRKKYGSKTKVEKLKLSATGLKARIQKLSRK; encoded by the exons ATGAAGGAGAGGATGTACGAGGGCGCAGCCGCGTCACAGCACACCAGCCAAAATCTGCGCGACGTCGTCCGTTTCTGTATTAACACGTTCCGAGCATTCTATGCCGGGGACGTCGGGGCTGCATTCACCACCGTTGCAGCCGCAACCGCTGCATCAGACGTCAAACGAGCCACCGCCTCCTCCTGCCGTGGGCCGAACAGTCTCGCGGCAAGGGAAGCGTCGCCGCGCGATCCTGCCATGGGCAATCTGCAAAGCGAGGctagaaagaaaggaaagaagggcAAAGGGGCTGCGGATGGAACTGCGAGTACGCCAGGATCCGTAGCGGATGGTCTCGACGACGCGACCGACACCGGGGATGATGGAGAAACGGGTGACTCAGAGGAAACACCTGCTAGAAAGATGGAAGTATGTCAGAGACGTGGCGTGGAAAAGCGACCGCTTCACAAGAGGCAGGCTCCGAAACCACCTGGATCTACCGAGAGAAAG gTCAGCTCAGTTGTACCAGAGCTTTCGGGGAAAAAGTCATACGTACGAGAAAAACACGATAAAGAAGATGGATTTCAAAGAGCGATAGAACAAGTCGGATTAACAGAAACGAAGACCAAAGACAATTCATCGGGAACGCCATTGTTGCCAGCAACAAATCAGATTCAAAAGCAAGATCCTACGCTTCTGGTCACAGACTCATGGCGGTTGGCCAATCAGTGCATGGTTGTGACTGAGATTTCGATGCCACCTAGCCAAGAATCTTCGAGCGACAGCGTGTTCACCGATCCCGAAGAATTAGCCGGCGCCACGAATGGCGCCAAAGAGGAAGCGGCCTCGACGTCATTGACGCTTGTTTTGAAGAGTCACGAGGTCGAACCGTCTTCCATGTCCCCGCTTTTCG AACGACGAATCGTTGGAACGTTAATCTCGGCGCTGCCGGATCAATTAAAGTCGATACTTACGGAAGCCGAAGTCAAACAATTTGCGGCTGGAATATATTCCAGACTTGTATCGGATGGTATTATCGGATCAATTACGCTTGATGATGTCACGCGGAATAAGGAGCTTACA GAAGATCAGCCCCAATGCAAAGATACGCAATCTATATCGGCCAGTTTGACTTCCCAAGGAGCTTCCGCGAAAGACCAACAAGATTCCGAGAAGGAGTCGCTGAAACGGGAGCTCGAAAAACTTCGAGAACTCGCGAAACATGCAAACAAAACTACTCAAGGTAAATCCACGCAGACATCTCCTACGACAACTTTCCCGGAAGCAATTTCCGAAGATTTATCCAAAGGGAAATCTTCTGGAACGCTCGGTTCATCGTTGGAGAAGACAATCGTACAGGATGCGACTTTTCAAGAGCAGTCTTCGAGTGCCACTTGCTCGACATCAGCCGCAAGTGGTTCGAAGGATGCGAAGGCTTCCGGAAACGACACGACACCGGGCCCTGTTACTCGATTATCGTTGACCCTAACTTCTCCACTGCCACAAGTTTCTTCCCCGCCTGCATACTCGAGTGCACCTCCTCCTCCGCCTCCACCACCTCCTCCACCCCCTTCGCCCTTCTTAGACTATCGTTCTCAGAATAGTTCAGCCTCCGCTTCTCAACCATCTTTCTCCATCCCACCCCCACCTCCGCTACCCGCCTCCACCACCCCGACGCAATCGTTTACCTCTCAACGAAGCATTACTTCATTACCAACAGTTCCACCGCCCCCACCACCTCCTCCCTTACCGCATCCGACCTTACAACCGATGACAGGTGAGATACAAGTAGCACCACCTGCACCTCCTCCGCCTCCACCACCTCCATCCCCTACACCCTCGATCTTAAGGCAGGCGTGTTCCATACCAGCTCCACCACCTCCGCCGCCGCCTCAGACACCTCTGTTTAACTTGATACCTCCGCCGCCTCCAccacctccacctcctccACCACCTTTATCCTCAGCGTCGACAATCAGTCGACTAGACTCAGGACCTCCGATTCCTCCTCCTCCGCCCCCACCGCCTCCCCCAGCGCCCTCGATCAGTACAGTGTCCGGAGGACCGCCGCCACCGCCTCCACCTCCCACGCCTATGATGGGCGTGCCACCACCTCCGCCACCACCTGCAATCGGAGGCATTCCCGGTGGACCACCGTCTATGCCACGACCGCCGCCTATGGGTGTACCCGGAGGTCCCCCTCCACCTCCGCCTCCGCCAGGAATCCAAGGACCATCGCAAGGACCTTGCCCTTTACCAGCACCTCCGGTTGGAGGTTGGAACCCAGCCAGCAGAGCGT GCATGAGAAAAGAGCCGCTCTGTCCCGAGGTTCCTATGAAACCGCTCTACTGGACCAGGATTTTGGTACCTGTAGTACCAACGGAGCGTGGTTCCGTCGACGCTTCAGAATCGGCCGTTCAG ATTCCTCTGTGGGCGGAActagaggaagagaaaaatctgGATATGAAAGAGTTCGCCGGCCTGTTCTCTCGTCAGGTGACCGCCAGAAAACCGGTCAAAAAAGCGGACGAGGCTTCGAAACCATCTAAGATACAACCAGCAAAGATTCTCGACTCGAAACGATCCAAGACCGTGGGCATTTTGGAGAAGAGCTTGCACGTAGACTTCTGCGAGGTTGAGAACGCGGTTTACAACTTGGATACTAGTGTGGTTAACCTTGAGGCGTTGCAGCAGATATACGAAATC AGGCCAACGCAGAAGGAATTGGACGAGATAAAAGCTTTCGAGGAGAGTAATACGGACGTTCCTCTGGATCGACCAGAGGTTTTTCTCAAGAAATTGTCCAGTATAAATCACTTCTCCGAGAGAATTGCGTGTCTAATGTTTCAAGCGGAATTTCAAGACGCGATCTCGTTCGTTGCATCGAAGTTAACAAATTTACGAAGTACCTGCGATTTTTTACGGAATTCTACTTCTCTGAAAAAAGTGATGGCGTTAATTCTCACGCTCGGCAATTACATGAATGGCGGAAACAGGACGCGAGGGCAAGCCGACGGTTTTGGTCTGGAAATTCTAGGGAAGTTGAGGGACGTGAAGTCAAATGTACCTGGTATTACGTTACTCCACTATGTTGTTAGAGCGAGACTAGCTCAAGAGAAGGATCACAACTTCGAAGAACCTTTGCCCTTACCGGTTCCGGAACCGGCAGACATGGAGGCGGCATCGAACATTAATTTTGAGAATGTCTCGGCCGAGTTAGAAAGATTAAAGAAGGAACTTCAAG TATGTACCGAAAAATGTGAAATCGTCGTTGAAGCGGATCCCGAATCGTCAGTACCGTTCAAAGAAAAGATGGATGCGTTTTTCCGCGTGGCAAGAGCAGAATTGGCAAACGAGCAGGAAGCTCTGCTCGACGCGAAGAGCAAATTCAAGGCTGTGATGCAATTCTACCAGTACACTCCTAAAGGCGCGAAGAACCTAGACGCGGCCGATCCGAGCGCGTTCTTCGTCCTCTGGCTCGGTTTCTGTCAGGACTTCAAG GATATCTGGAAAAAGGAGCAACAACgaataagaaaagaacgaatgGAAGAGATGAGAAAGAAATACGGAAGTAAAACAAAggtggaaaaattgaaactaagCGCCACGGGATTGAAAGCACGGATTCAGAAGCTCTCACGAAAGTAA